A genomic region of Papaver somniferum cultivar HN1 chromosome 7, ASM357369v1, whole genome shotgun sequence contains the following coding sequences:
- the LOC113297923 gene encoding probable alpha,alpha-trehalose-phosphate synthase [UDP-forming] 9 gives MVSRSCVNILDLASGDFLDFPPTPKSLPRVMTVPGVISDLDGGESYDGDSDAPSSIYRERKIIVANLLPLHAQRDKEKIGGWSFSMDEDSLLLQMKDGFSSETEVIYVGCLKVDIDPSEQEEVAQKLLEDFGCVPTFLPPDLQKKFYHKFCKQQLWPLFHYMLPISPDHGERFNRSLWQAYVSANKIFADKVMEVINPEEDYVWVHDYHLMILPTFLRKRFNRVKLGFFLHSPFPSSEIYRTLPVRDEILKSMLNSDLIGFHTFDYARHFLSCCSRMLGLDYESKRGHIGLEYFGRTVYIKILPVGVHMGRLQSVLNLPSTHMKVKEIQEQLKGKKIIVGVDDMDIFKGISLKLLAMEQLLQQHTELQGQLVLVQIVKPARSTGKDVQEAKRETYTTAKRINETYGSPVYDPVILIDHQIPLYETIAYYCVAECCIVNAVRDGMNLVPYKYVVCRQGSPLVDEATNISSPSCRTSMLVVSEFIGCSPSLSGAIRVNPWDVDAVADALNVAITIPDAEKQLRHEKHYRYVSTHDVAYWARSFMQDLERACKDHFSKRCWGIGFGLGFRVVSLSPNFRKLSIDHIVSIYKRTNRRAIFLDYDGTIVPQTSMSKTPSPEVISILNNLCRDPKNIVFIVSGRGKDSLGEWFTPCEKLGVAAEHGYFIRWGTSSDWETCNLVADFDWKRIAEPVMQLYTETTDGSFIEFKESALVWHHQDADPDFGSCQAKELLDHLENVLANEPVVVKRGQHIVEVKPQGVSKGLVADKLISTMVSRGQAPDFVLCIGDDRSDEDMFETISTTVINPSLPAVPEIFACTVGQKPSKAKYYVDDTSDVVRMLKGLAAASNIKPTIHSPPVRVSFESAY, from the exons ATGGTTTCCAGATCCTGCGTAAACATTTTGGACTTGGCTTCTGGTGATTTTTTGGATTTTCCTCCGACTCCTAAATCGCTCCCAAGAGTGATGACTGTTCCTGGTGTTATATCCGACTTAGATGGTGGTGAAAGTTACGATGGAGATTCAGATGCTCCTTCAAGTATTTACCGGGAGCGTAAAATTATCGTTGCAAATCTACTACCCCTGCATGCTCAAAGAGATAAAGAGAAAATTGGCGGATGGTCCTTTAGTATGGATGAAGATTCACTTCTCTTGCAAATGAAGGATGGTTTCTCGTCCGAAACTGAGGTTATTTATGTTGGTTGTCTGAAGGTTGATATAGATCCAAGTGAACAAGAAGAAGTTGCTCAGAAACTTCTGGAGGATTTTGGGTGTGTCCCAACATTTCTCCCCCCTGACCTACAGAAAAAATTCTATCATAAATTCTGTAAGCAACAGTTGTGGCCCCTTTTTCATTACATGCTTCCAATTAGTCCCGATCATGGTGAACGCTTTAACAGATCACTGTGGCAGGCTTATGTATCTGCAAATAAAATATTTGCAGATAAAGTCATGGAAGTAATCAATCCGGAGGAGGATTATGTCTGGGTTCATGACTACCACCTAATGATTCTCCCCACCTTCTTAAGAAAGCGCTTCAACAGAGTCAAACTTGGGTTCTTCCTTCACAGCCCGTTCCCCTCATCAGAGATCTACAGGACACTGCCAGTTAGAGATGAAATTCTGAAGTCAATGCTGAATTCGGATCTTATTGGTTTTCATACTTTTGATTATGCTCGACACTTCCTCTCTTGTTGTAGTAGGATGTTGGGCCTTGACTATGAATCTAAGCGGGGACACATTGGTCTCGAATATTTTGGTCGCACGGTATACATAAAAATCCTGCCGGTGGGTGTTCACATGGGTCGGCTTCAATCTGTACTGAATCTCCCTTCTACGCATATGAAAGTTAAAGAGATCCAAGAACAGTTAAAGGGTAAAAAAATTATTGTGGGTGTGGATGACATGGACATATTCAAAGGCATTAGCCTAAAGTTACTTGCTATGGAGCAGCTTTTGCAGCAACACACCGAGTTGCAAGGCCAGTTAGTCTTGGTTCAAATTGTGAAACCAGCTCGAAGCACCGGAAAAGATGTACAAGAAGCAAAACGGGAAACTTACACAACTGCCAAAAGGATCAACGAGACCTATGGTTCACCAGTCTATGACCCTGTCATTTTGATTGATCATCAGATACCCCTTTATGAGACGATTGCTTATTATTGTGTGGCAGAATGCTGCATAGTAAATGCGGTGAGAGATGGGATGAACCTAGTTCCATACAAATATGTTGTCTGCAGGCAAGGGTCCCCTTTGGTGGATGAAGCTACAAATATCAGTTCGCCATCCTGTCGTACAAGCATGCTTGTTGTCTCCGAATTTATAGGTTGCTCACCATCTTTGAGCGGAGCAATTAGGGTTAACCCTTGGGACGTTGATGCCGTAGCTGATGCCTTAAATGTCGCCATTACCATTCCTGATGCTGAGAAGCAATTACGGCATGAGAAGCACTATCGATATGTTAGTACTCATGATGTGGCTTACTGGGCTCGCAGCTTCATGCAGGATTTGGAGAGAGCATGCAAGGATCACTTCAGTAAACGTTGCTGGGGCATCGGTTTTGGTCTGGGATTTAGAGTTGTTTCTCTTTCTCCTAATTTCAGGAAGCTTTCCATTGACCACATTGTATCCATTTACAAGAGAACCAATAGAAGAGCAATATTCCTGGATTACGATGGCACAATTGTACCACAGACTTCTATGAGTAAAACTCCCAGTCCTGAAGTTATCTCTATTTTGAACAACCTTTGTAGAGATCCTAAAAACATTGTTTTCATCGTTAGTGGAAGAGGAAAGGATTCTCTGGGCGAGTGGTTCACTCCATGTGAAAAGTTAGGAGTAGCAGCTGAGCATGGATACTTCATACG GTGGGGTACAAGCTCTGATTGGGAAACCTGTAATTTGGTTGCTGATTTTGATTGGAAAAGAATTGCAGAGCCTGTGATGCAATTATATACAGAGACAACTGATGGGTCCTTTATAGAATTTAAGGAGAGTGCTTTGGTGTGGCACCATCAAGATGCAGACCCTGATTTTGGATCCTGCCAGGCTAAAGAGTTGCTAGACCATCTGGAAAATGTTCTTGCAAATGAGCCAGTGGTTGTTAAAAGGGGACAGCATATTGTTGAAGTTAAACCACAG GGAGTAAGTAAAGGGTTAGTTGCAGATAAACTTATTTCCACCATGGTCAGTAGAGGACAGGCACCGGATTTTGTGCTGTGCATAGGAGATGACAGATCAGATGAAGATATGTTTGAGACAATATCGACCACAGTTATTAACCCTTCACTACCTGCAGTTCCCGAGATATTTGCGTGCACCGTTGGACAAAAACCAAGCAAGGCTAAGTACTACGTAGATGATAccagtgatgttgtgagaatgcTTAAAGGCCTTGCTGCTGCTTCAAATATAAAACCCACTATCCACAGTCCTCCTGTGCGAGTTTCTTTTGAAAGTGCTTATTGA
- the LOC113294965 gene encoding expansin-A9-like, with product MVCSKHLIWLLIAITWFSSKLSEGREYPWTKAHATFYGDSSGSETRQGACGYGNLFQQGYGLETAALSTALFNGGLTCGACFEIKCYNSTQWCLKGSVRVTATNFCPPNYSLPSDNGGWCNPPRKHFDLSLPMFLKIAQYRAGIVPVLFRRIPCLKQGGIKFEIKGNPYWMLVLVYNVGGTGNVVDVKVKGSKTNEWVQMSRNWGQNWQTSEQLLGQSLSFRVTTQGRRTVQSDNVAPANWEFGKTYEGRNNIESV from the exons ATGGTTTGCAGTAAGCATTTGATATGGCTTCTCATAGCCATCACTTGGTTTTCTTCCAAACTGTCCGAAGGTCGTGAATACCCATGGACTAAAGCTCATGCCACTTTTTATGGTGACAGTTCGGGCAGTGAAACTAGGC AGGGAGCTTGTGGATACGGCAATCTATTCCAACAAGGATACGGCCTAGAGACAGCAGCGTTAAGCACTGCACTCTTCAATGGCGGTTTAACATGTGGTGCATGCTTCGAAATCAAATGCTACAATAGTACACAATGGTGTTTGAAAGGCAGTGTTCGTGTAACCGCAACAAACTTCTGTCCTCCGAATTACAGCTTACCAAGTGATAACGGTGGTTGGTGCAACCCTCCTAGGAAACATTTTGATCTATCTTTACCAATGTTTCTTAAAATCGCCCAATATAGGGCTGGAATCGTACCAGTACTGTTCCGAAGGATACCCTGTCTTAAACAAGGCGGTATTAAATTTGAGATCAAGGGAAATCCATATTGGATGCTTGTGTTAGTTTACAATGTTGGCGGCACCGGTAATGTTGTAGACGTGAAAGTTAAAGGGTCAAAAACGAATGAATGGGTTCAAATGTCGCGCAATTGGGGTCAGAATTGGCAAACATCAGAGCAATTGCTTGGACAGAGCTTGTCATTCCGAGTTACCACTCAAGGACGCAGGACGGTTCAATCTGATAATGTTGCTCCAGCTAATTGGGAATTTGGGAAGACATACGAAGGAAGAAACAACATTGAATCGGTTTAG